The Etheostoma spectabile isolate EspeVRDwgs_2016 chromosome 23, UIUC_Espe_1.0, whole genome shotgun sequence genome includes a window with the following:
- the myf6 gene encoding myogenic factor 6 yields the protein MMDLFETNPYLFNDLRYLEEGDHGPLQHLDMSGVSPLYNGNDSQDNVPSETGGESSGEEHVLAPPGLRAHCDGQCLMWACKICKRKSAPTDRRKAATLRERRRLKKINEAFDVLKRKTVANPNQRLPKVEILRSAISYIERLQDLLQTLDEQEKKQNGSSHKEHRVEYHWKKSSETWPTSADHSTAAIINQREGTSESSASSSLRRLSSIVDSITNNDKNNFSTN from the exons ATGATGGACCTTTTTGAGACCAACCCTTATCTTTTCAACGATTTGCGGTATTTGGAAGAAGGGGATCATGGACCACTACAGCACCTGGACATGTCCGGGGTGTCTCCTCTATACAATGGCAATGACAGCCAGGATAATGTTCCGTCCGAGACCGGGGGGGAGAGCAGCGGGGAAGAGCACGTCCTTGCGCCCCCGGGTCTCCGGGCGCACTGCGACGGCCAGTGCCTCATGTGGGCCTGCAAGATCTGCAAGAGAAAGTCAGCGCCGACGGATAGACGCAAGGCCGCCACGCTCCGGGAGAGGAGGAGGCTCAAGAAGATCAATGAGGCCTTCGACGTGCTGAAGAGGAAGACCGTGGCCAACCCCAACCAGAGGCTACCCAAGGTGGAGATTTTACGCAGCGCCATTAGTTACATAGAGAGGTTACAGGATCTGCTGCAGACACTGGACGAGCAGGAGAAAAAGCAAAACGGATCATCCCACAAAGAACACCGT GTGGAGTATCACTGGAAAAAGTCCTCAGAGACCTGGCCAACCTCTGCCGACCATTCGACCGCAGCAATAATAAACCAGAGAGAAG GAACCAGTGAGTCTTCTGCATCCTCCAGCCTCCGTCGTCTGTCCTCCATCGTGGACAGCATCACCAACAACGACAAAAACAACTTCTCCACAAACTGA